A segment of the Trifolium pratense cultivar HEN17-A07 linkage group LG7, ARS_RC_1.1, whole genome shotgun sequence genome:
CTTTGCAATTTCTTGATACATGCCACCATTAATCATCAAATAGTCCCTTAGAGCATAATAGTTTCCTCCAAGTGCATTGAAAAGTGTACTTACATACACTCCCTGAGCTTGTCCAAGTGTCATAATTCCCTCTGCCTCCTTTTTCTTTGCATATAACTCTGCTTCAGCTGTTTGCTTGCGAGCATAAAATGTAGCATCTGCCAATGCTATCTGTGCTTCTGCCTCTGCCTTCTTCTCAAACAGAACTGCTTCTGCCTCCTTTTGTTTCTTGTACAGCTCCCAGTTTGCTTCTTGTACCTAAAATCACCAAAACAATTGATCCATTATAGTAATTTTGTAATGATATCCAATTATTACCAATCGCCAATGTTGTAAAATACTGTTACATACTCTATAAAACTTTTATGGCGACAAAATCAAGAGACTTAATTAAGTAGTCTACTTATTTAAAGAATGCTACTTCACTACCGCATATAAAAAGTTTATGGCGACAAAATCAAGTAGGTAGTGAAGTTTTGTTAACTAATGTACACATATATCAAAAGTTTTGTTGCATGTTTCTCGAGAGTCCACCTGGTTGAAAGATTACTCTTCATGGCGCCTAAAAAGTTTCGTCTAAAATATTAAAACGCCCTGGATTAATCTTCCCCCACCCATTGAATTTCAGTGTGAAACAGTAGGTTAAACTTAAATGGGAAACTAAACACCTGAGTAAATTTAATTTGTCTAATCACAACAATATAGTGATTTAATCTCTCTAGTTAAGCTAATTGAGTTAAAGGTTAAGAAGTTGGAGGTGCAGGTTGCAaggaaaaaaactaacataacattataaCAACTAACAAGttatatatatttgcatatagaCTAACCTTGGTTTCATATTGGACACTAGCTTTGCTAAGGAACTCAGCTTTTAGTTTCTCGGTAGTAGTCAAAGCATTCATTCTCTCAACTTCCCCTTGCAACTCGGCTTCTCTAAGAGCCACAGCTTTAGCAGCCTCAACTTCGGCCACTTGAGCCGCCTTAGCCCAAGCCGCTTTCTTCCTAGCCAATTCAGAATTAGCCTCAGCCACCTCAGCCTCTCTCTTATTCTCAAAAACTTTCACTTCAGTCCTCACTTTAATTCCTTCCTTATCACTCTCTCCAGCCCTCTGAAGCGATATAACTTTCGTCTCGGCATCAATTTTAGCTGCATTTTGCCGCGTTTGGCCTTCCCTCAACTTCGAACCAATCTCACCTTTCATCTTGGCTTCTGACACGTCAACCCTAGCTTGATTTGCCGCTTCCATTTGTGTCTTTTGCCCCAGATATGAGAAATACTCGTGACCCGGCACATCCACCAATTGCTTAACATTCGCATTGTAAATCAATAAACCAAATTGATTTAATTCGAGTTGAACCTTCTCGAATACTTCTTGTTTAAACTCTTTAGTTCCTTTGAAAACCTCTTCCATCGTCATTGAAGCAGCAAGGACACGTGTCTC
Coding sequences within it:
- the LOC123899442 gene encoding flotillin-like protein 3 → MYKVAKASEFLAITGVGITDIKLAKKAWILPGQSCTVFDLSPVNYTFQVQAMSAEKLPFVLPAVFTIGPRADDRESLLKYAKLISAHDKHSNHVNELVQGIIEGETRVLAASMTMEEVFKGTKEFKQEVFEKVQLELNQFGLLIYNANVKQLVDVPGHEYFSYLGQKTQMEAANQARVDVSEAKMKGEIGSKLREGQTRQNAAKIDAETKVISLQRAGESDKEGIKVRTEVKVFENKREAEVAEANSELARKKAAWAKAAQVAEVEAAKAVALREAELQGEVERMNALTTTEKLKAEFLSKASVQYETKVQEANWELYKKQKEAEAVLFEKKAEAEAQIALADATFYARKQTAEAELYAKKKEAEGIMTLGQAQGVYVSTLFNALGGNYYALRDYLMINGGMYQEIAKINAEAIRGLEPKISIWSNGGDSGGGITEGGMKEVAGVYKMLPPLFKTVHEQTGMLPPAWMGTFSDKKTSDRKT